The following proteins come from a genomic window of Nicotiana tomentosiformis chromosome 12, ASM39032v3, whole genome shotgun sequence:
- the LOC138902828 gene encoding uncharacterized protein has translation MRGHIQRDFHSSHQSKGRGTAQPASSAATTSATSPPARGTPAPTGRGAARGGTQSSSGPNCFYAMRGRQSSEASPDVVICILTNQSHDVYALIDSGSTLSYVTPYVAMEFGIELEQLHEPCSVSTPVGESIVAAQVYRDCVVTVHGWDIMGDLIEKGMVDFDVIMGMD, from the coding sequence atgaggggtcacattcagagggattttCATTCGTCTCACCAGAGCAAGGGTAGGGGTAcagcacagccagccagttctgcagctactacatctgcaacatctcctccagctcgaggcaccccagcacctacagggcgtggtgcagctaggggtggtacacAGAGTTCAAGCGGACCCAactgtttctatgctatgaggggtcgccaaagTTCAGAGGCCTCACCAGATGTTGTCATATGTATATTGACTAACCAATcccatgatgtgtatgctcttattgattccggttccactttgtcctatgtcactccctatgttgctatggaatttgggatagaactggaACAGCTCCATGAGCCGtgctctgtatctactccggttggtgagtctattgtggccgcacaggtttatagggattgtgttgttacgGTACATGGTTGGGACATCATGGGCGATCTCATTGAAaaggggatggttgattttgatgtaataatggggatggattag